A genomic window from Spiroplasma endosymbiont of Labia minor includes:
- the parE gene encoding DNA topoisomerase IV subunit B translates to MSENNKDLVYNEDSIEVLEGLDAVRKRPGMYIGSTDVKGLHHLVWEIVDNAIDEVLAGYATEVNVTLEKNGSITVKDNGRGVPIGQYKDTNKSTPEIIFSILHAGGKFGGSGYKTSGGLHGVGSSVVNALSSKFKVQIAREGKLMEIKFYNGGKIKDTLHQIGLSKKTGTIVNFLPDESIFSSTKFSFTTISERLKESALLNSGMKITLEDTRSDKKVEYLFEDGLKEFILELSEGQKKITSPITFKGIQERIEVEISMSYTTEFNETVLGFANNVKTIDGGSHIVGFKAGILKALNDYGKTNNIIKEKDRKLESSDIKEGLIAIVTVKIPEDLIQYEGQTKSKLGTSEARYVTEAISYENFNFWLQENKLLAISIIEKALLARKAREEARKARQQIRESKGKNKGKNMLGKLTPAQGKTKLNNELFLVEGDSAGGSAKSGRDRTFQAILPLRGKVINAEKTKIFDLLKNEEINTIINAIGSGLGSEFDLSESNYGKIIIMTDADTDGAHIQTLLLTFFFRYMKELIVNKYIYIAMPPLYKLTLKNKKTDMRYVWDEDELAQIFKKTSSKNYDIQRYKGLGEMNSEQLWETTMDPAKRKLIQVSIDDALIAEKTFRILMGDNAEQRKNWIEENVKFTLEDGDINLVFNEGHVD, encoded by the coding sequence ATGAGTGAAAATAATAAAGATTTAGTCTATAATGAAGACTCCATTGAAGTTTTAGAAGGTTTAGATGCTGTTAGAAAAAGACCTGGAATGTATATTGGTTCAACAGATGTTAAAGGTTTACATCATTTAGTTTGAGAAATTGTTGACAATGCTATTGATGAAGTTTTAGCGGGTTATGCTACTGAAGTTAATGTTACTTTAGAAAAAAATGGTTCAATTACAGTTAAAGATAATGGTCGTGGTGTACCGATTGGTCAGTATAAAGATACAAATAAATCAACACCAGAAATAATTTTTTCAATTCTACATGCTGGAGGTAAATTTGGAGGATCTGGTTATAAAACTTCTGGAGGATTACATGGTGTTGGTTCTTCTGTTGTTAATGCTTTGTCATCTAAATTCAAGGTTCAAATCGCTCGCGAAGGTAAATTAATGGAAATTAAATTTTACAATGGGGGAAAAATTAAAGATACCCTTCATCAAATTGGTTTATCTAAAAAAACTGGTACAATTGTTAATTTCTTACCAGATGAATCCATATTTTCATCAACAAAATTTAGTTTTACAACTATTTCAGAACGTTTAAAAGAATCAGCATTATTAAATTCAGGTATGAAAATAACATTGGAAGATACTCGCTCTGATAAAAAAGTTGAATATTTATTTGAAGATGGCCTAAAAGAATTTATTTTAGAATTATCAGAAGGTCAAAAAAAAATTACAAGTCCAATAACTTTTAAAGGTATTCAAGAAAGAATTGAAGTTGAAATTTCAATGTCATATACAACTGAATTTAATGAAACAGTTTTAGGTTTTGCAAATAATGTAAAAACAATTGATGGTGGTTCACATATTGTTGGTTTTAAAGCCGGAATTTTGAAAGCATTAAATGATTATGGCAAAACAAATAATATTATTAAAGAAAAAGATCGTAAATTAGAATCATCAGATATTAAAGAAGGTTTAATTGCCATTGTGACAGTTAAAATACCAGAGGATTTAATACAATATGAGGGTCAAACAAAAAGCAAATTAGGTACATCAGAGGCAAGATATGTAACTGAAGCTATTTCATATGAAAACTTTAATTTTTGATTACAAGAAAATAAATTATTGGCAATTTCAATTATTGAAAAAGCCTTGCTTGCTAGAAAAGCTAGAGAAGAAGCAAGAAAAGCAAGACAGCAAATTCGTGAATCAAAAGGTAAAAATAAGGGTAAAAATATGTTAGGTAAACTTACCCCAGCACAAGGAAAAACTAAATTAAACAACGAACTATTTTTAGTTGAAGGTGATTCTGCTGGTGGATCTGCAAAATCAGGGCGTGATCGTACTTTTCAAGCTATTTTACCATTAAGGGGAAAAGTGATTAACGCAGAAAAAACCAAAATCTTTGATTTATTAAAAAATGAAGAAATTAATACAATTATTAATGCAATCGGTTCTGGATTAGGGTCTGAATTTGATTTGTCAGAATCAAATTATGGAAAAATAATTATTATGACAGATGCCGACACTGATGGTGCACATATTCAAACTTTGCTTTTAACCTTCTTTTTTAGGTATATGAAAGAATTGATAGTTAATAAATATATCTATATTGCAATGCCTCCTTTATATAAATTAACCTTAAAAAATAAGAAAACCGATATGCGTTATGTTTGAGATGAAGATGAGTTGGCACAAATATTTAAAAAAACAAGTTCAAAAAATTATGATATTCAACGTTATAAAGGACTGGGTGAAATGAATTCAGAACAATTATGAGAAACAACTATGGATCCTGCAAAAAGAAAATTGATTCAAGTAAGTATTGATGATGCTTTAATTGCTGAAAAAACTTTTCGTATTTTAATGGGTGATAATGCAGAACAAAGAAAAAATTGAATTGAAGAAAATGTTAAATTCACATTAGAAGATGGCGATATTAATTTAGTTTTTAATGAAGGACACGTAGATTAA
- a CDS encoding HAD-IC family P-type ATPase codes for MKRKIDYSAEAKFREEYILKVSKATDNELLEMTDCDKFGHDEQEHLFKIKKFGVNKMIEEKENWFKNILESYFGSFNILLWAIAVFELIIFFVNGRKNIDIISFSFVIFMILLAGTSDLIQDVRANKISNNLKMKVNNKIRIIHGNIDNISAMNQHLIDVNSTIIDENQITIGDLVFIKPGDVIPVDMKILFSENLYINQSSLTGESSEIEKNTSYNDSFKSIYDLQNICFAQSSVSRGFGLGIVINIGENNYYNLIVKSANVKPEKSYEIGLKKVIKILIWFILIWTPMIFLVSFLIQWLRNGNIDLWTNSVVFAISVAVAITPESLPTILAANLQRGVSDMAKNKVVIKDMSSIQTLGEVNILFTDKTGTLTEDEMSLIAYINADFKIDDEILKYASINAYYQINSSSKIDEIIINSIDIKENRLTYTKIDELTFDYERKMVSLLVKNNETNKNIQITKGSYNEILKRSKFIIKNGKAIDLTSDLVNEIEQFVQKKSSEGGRIILVALQNEIEDKILEDNLTIIGYLIFSDTIKQSAKNVIKLIYDYGIDLKILTGDLLNNSKKIASQLQLHNTNGIDNEDIEKMNIEELAASINQNTIFAKLTPLEKGRIIEAAKKNGSVTAFIGDGTNDIIAMTNSSVGISVNNGSSLAKKYADIILLESDLEVLEKTFVRGRIIFANAMKYMKIAIASNFGLLLSILIGVIWLNFSPMSPLQLLIQNLMYDFTNLIFIIDKVDPVTTASPIKWRTRTFIPFGAWNGILMTISSTLNFLFLMFILNFKNHLAGLDENSNSIFIDQFRTSFFLESLITHFVFALIYRTETISFFKSNPPMSIYLFIIVFIAFGFAIVYIPYVNSTLGFEGLPGIWYVYMLGSTIFIWVIGELNKIAYKKVFKTLY; via the coding sequence ATGAAAAGAAAAATAGATTATTCTGCAGAAGCGAAATTTAGAGAAGAATACATACTTAAAGTTTCAAAAGCAACAGATAATGAATTACTAGAAATGACAGATTGCGATAAATTTGGTCATGATGAACAAGAACATTTATTTAAAATTAAAAAATTTGGTGTAAACAAAATGATAGAAGAAAAAGAAAATTGATTTAAAAATATATTAGAATCATATTTTGGATCTTTTAATATTTTACTTTGAGCAATTGCAGTTTTTGAATTAATTATTTTCTTTGTTAATGGTAGAAAAAATATAGATATTATTTCATTTTCATTTGTTATTTTTATGATTTTATTGGCTGGAACCTCAGATTTAATTCAAGATGTGCGTGCAAATAAAATTTCCAATAATTTGAAAATGAAAGTAAACAATAAAATTAGAATTATACACGGTAATATTGATAATATTTCTGCAATGAATCAACATTTAATTGATGTAAATTCAACTATTATTGATGAAAATCAAATTACAATAGGAGATTTAGTTTTTATAAAACCAGGTGATGTAATTCCTGTTGACATGAAAATTTTATTTTCTGAAAATTTATATATAAATCAATCATCACTTACAGGTGAATCATCTGAAATTGAAAAAAATACTAGTTATAACGATTCATTTAAATCTATTTATGATTTGCAAAATATTTGTTTTGCCCAATCATCTGTATCAAGAGGATTTGGTCTTGGCATTGTAATTAATATAGGAGAGAATAACTATTACAATTTAATTGTCAAATCAGCAAATGTTAAGCCAGAAAAATCTTATGAAATTGGTTTAAAAAAAGTTATAAAGATTCTTATTTGATTTATTTTGATTTGAACACCAATGATTTTCTTGGTTTCTTTTTTAATTCAATGATTAAGAAATGGCAATATAGATTTATGAACTAATTCAGTGGTTTTTGCAATTTCAGTTGCAGTTGCAATAACACCAGAATCATTGCCAACCATTTTAGCTGCCAATTTGCAACGTGGTGTTAGCGATATGGCAAAAAATAAAGTAGTTATAAAAGATATGTCTTCAATACAAACATTAGGAGAAGTCAATATTTTATTTACAGATAAAACAGGAACTTTGACAGAAGATGAAATGAGTTTAATTGCGTATATAAATGCGGACTTTAAAATAGATGATGAAATCTTAAAATATGCAAGTATCAATGCTTATTATCAAATTAATTCATCAAGTAAAATTGATGAAATAATTATTAATTCAATTGATATTAAAGAAAATAGATTAACTTATACAAAAATAGATGAACTGACATTTGACTATGAAAGAAAGATGGTTTCTCTATTAGTTAAAAATAATGAAACAAATAAAAATATCCAAATAACCAAGGGAAGTTACAATGAAATTTTAAAGCGATCAAAATTTATAATTAAAAATGGTAAAGCAATAGATTTAACTTCAGATTTAGTAAATGAAATAGAACAATTTGTTCAAAAAAAATCATCAGAGGGCGGAAGAATTATTTTGGTGGCTTTACAAAATGAAATTGAAGATAAAATTTTAGAAGATAATTTAACGATAATTGGTTATTTAATTTTTTCAGATACTATAAAGCAATCAGCTAAAAATGTTATTAAATTAATTTATGATTATGGTATAGATTTGAAAATTTTAACAGGTGATTTATTAAACAACAGTAAAAAAATTGCAAGTCAATTACAATTGCATAATACTAATGGTATTGATAATGAAGATATTGAAAAAATGAATATTGAAGAATTGGCAGCTTCTATAAATCAAAATACCATTTTTGCTAAATTAACTCCATTAGAAAAGGGCAGAATAATAGAAGCTGCCAAAAAAAATGGCTCAGTAACTGCATTTATCGGAGATGGCACAAATGATATTATTGCAATGACAAATTCATCTGTTGGGATATCTGTAAATAACGGTTCATCACTTGCAAAAAAATATGCAGATATAATTTTATTAGAATCAGATTTAGAAGTGCTTGAAAAAACTTTTGTTAGAGGCAGAATTATTTTTGCAAATGCAATGAAGTATATGAAAATAGCAATTGCTTCAAATTTTGGTCTTTTACTTTCTATTTTAATTGGTGTAATATGATTAAATTTTTCACCAATGTCACCACTTCAGCTATTGATCCAAAATTTAATGTATGATTTTACAAATTTAATCTTTATAATAGATAAGGTTGATCCAGTAACTACTGCATCTCCAATAAAATGACGAACTAGAACTTTTATACCATTTGGAGCCTGAAATGGTATTTTAATGACAATAAGTTCAACTTTAAATTTTTTGTTTTTAATGTTTATCTTAAATTTTAAAAACCATTTAGCTGGACTTGATGAAAATTCAAATAGTATTTTTATTGATCAATTTAGAACTTCATTTTTTTTGGAAAGTCTAATTACGCATTTTGTTTTTGCATTAATTTATCGAACAGAAACTATTTCATTTTTCAAATCAAATCCACCAATGTCTATTTATCTATTTATTATTGTCTTTATTGCTTTTGGTTTTGCCATTGTTTATATACCATATGTTAATTCAACACTTGGTTTTGAAGGATTACCTGGAATTTGATATGTTTATATGTTAGGTTCTACGATATTTATTTGAGTAATTGGCGAATTAAATAAAATTGCATACAAGAAAGTATTTAAAACACTTTATTAA
- the udk gene encoding uridine kinase: MKQTYLILIAGGTASGKTTVAEKIAKDLLQNKSVCYLAMDNYYKEFKNLSDDERKKINYDHPNSYDLTLLENHLNILKNGGEIEMPIYDYTNNCRTDKTIKIAKSEVYILDGILALHVETIRNLADLKLFIKTPDDIRFIRRFERDFTERHRSQTSIIEQYLNTVRPMHIHFVEPSIDFADIIIPYLNGNDIAIDLIATKVKSWIK, translated from the coding sequence GTGAAACAAACATATCTAATTTTAATTGCTGGTGGTACAGCATCTGGTAAAACTACAGTTGCAGAAAAAATTGCCAAAGATTTATTGCAAAATAAATCAGTTTGCTATTTAGCGATGGATAATTATTACAAAGAATTTAAAAATTTATCAGATGATGAAAGAAAAAAAATAAATTATGATCATCCAAATTCATATGATTTAACATTATTAGAAAATCATTTGAATATTTTAAAAAATGGTGGTGAGATTGAAATGCCAATCTATGATTACACAAATAATTGTCGCACAGATAAAACTATTAAAATTGCAAAAAGTGAAGTATATATATTAGATGGTATTTTAGCATTACATGTAGAAACCATTAGAAATTTAGCTGATTTAAAGTTATTTATTAAAACACCAGATGATATTCGTTTTATTAGAAGATTTGAGCGTGATTTTACAGAAAGACACCGTTCTCAAACTTCTATAATTGAGCAATATTTAAATACTGTTAGACCAATGCACATTCATTTTGTTGAACCTAGTATTGATTTTGCAGATATTATTATTCCATATTTAAATGGAAATGATATTGCAATAGATTTAATTGCCACAAAAGTAAAATCTTGAATAAAATAA